Proteins encoded within one genomic window of Natator depressus isolate rNatDep1 chromosome 1, rNatDep2.hap1, whole genome shotgun sequence:
- the RSPH1 gene encoding radial spoke head 1 homolog: MSDLGSEEFEEEAENDLGEYEGERNAAGERHGHGRARLPNGDTYEGEYANGLRNGRGTYRFKNGARYIGEFFENKKHGQGIFMYPDGSKYEGEWVADQRHGNGIYYYVNGDTYTGEWLSHYRHGQGTYLYAETGSKYVGGWVNGQQEGAAELIHLKHRYQGKFVNGNPIGRGKYVFDIGCEQHGEYTHLDQDKGEEEEEEESVSIIPKWKAKNITKLTLWTPGVEKPPPAEESLAAEEMPATAVTEEPPAEEPVEVGEPPAEATEPIEELSSLKEGEEEEEGGKDDQVDQVNTSLEEKEEESKESEEAETNKEE; encoded by the exons AGGTGAACGACATGGACATGGAAGAGCACGATTACCCAATGGTGATACATATGAAGGAGAGTATGCCAATGGTCTGAGAAATGGGCGG GGGACCTACAGATTTAAAAATGGTGCTCGCTACATTGGAGAATTCTTTGAGAACAAAAAGCATGGTCAAGGCATTTTTATGTATCCAGATGGATCAAAATATGAAG GAGAATGGGTAGCAGACCAAAGACATGGCAATGGAATTTACTACTACGTGAATGGAGACACCTACACTGGAGAATGGCTTAGCCACTATAG GCATGGGCAAGGTACATACCTCTATGCAGAGACTGGCTCTAAATATGTTGGTGGCTGGGTAAATGGGCAACAGGAAGGAGCAGCTGAACTTATTCATCTAAAGCACAGATACCAGGGCAAGTTTGTAAATGGAAAT CCGATAGGTCGTGGAAAGTATGTCTTCGATATTGGGTGTGAACAGCATGGTGAATACACACATCTAGACCAG gataaaggggaggaagaggaagaggaggaatctGTGTCAATAATTCCAAAATGGAAAGCAAAAAATATTACTAAATTAACTCTGTGGACACCAGGGGTTGAAAAACCACCACCTGCTGAAGAGTCTCTAGCAGCAGAAGAGATGCCAGCAACTGCAG TTACTGAGGAACCTCCTGCTGAGGAACCTGTTGAGGTTGGGGAACCTCCTGCTGAAGCTACAGAGCCCATTGAAGAGCTGTCCTCACTtaaggagggagaagaagaggaggaagggggcaAAGACGATCAAGTGGATCAGG TAAATACTAGTttagaggagaaggaggaagaatcAAAGGAATCAGAGGAGGCAGAAACAAATAAAGAAGAATAA